The Amycolatopsis methanolica 239 nucleotide sequence CTGCCCGATCCGGAGTGCGTGCCTGTCCGGTGCGCTCGCCCGGCGGGAGCCCTGGGGGGTCTGGGGAGGCGAGATCTTCGAGCGCGGTGCCGTGGTCGCGCGCAAGCGGCCGCGGGGACGTCCTCGCAAGAACCCGGTGGAAACGCCCGTAGCGGAGAAGCGCATCGAGCGCCGCAACCGCACTGACCAGCAGAGTGCAGCCGCATGAGTACTGAAGCCCCCTTAGTTCCCGTGTCGTGGACGAAGCATCCGAGCACGCCGCGTCCCCGCGCCGGGGTCGCGCCCATGACCAAGGAGACCATCCGAATGTTGCTCAACGAAGAACTGGCCAGAGCACGAATACAGGACCTGCACGACGACGTCCGGCCGCGAACGGTGCGCACCAATGCACGCGCCGCCCGCCGGTGGGACCGGGTGGCCCGCTGGGCTTCGCGCCGCGCAGGTCGCTACCGCGCCTAGTCGATCGCTGAAACCGCTCGTAGCGGTTCGTCACGACCGTCGGCTCCTAGGCCCGGTGGTGTTTCGAGGAAGGCTCTCGAACACCACCGGGCCTGACGCCGTTGGGCATCCATTTCAGTGGCCGCCCAGTGGCGGCTGGAGGTTCGCCGCATCCAATCGCCACTGCGGGCGCTCCATACCGCGTCGGTTACCTCGAAGCGCACTGACCACATGTCACCGATCCGAAACGGCGGCGAGCGACCGGACGCCGGTGTTGAATGACCGCTATGGCCGCACACACGCACGATCACATCGACTGGGCCGAGCGGATACCGGCGTTGCGCCGCGCCGACGAGCTTCAAGCAACCACCCACGCGGGAATCGCCGCCCACCTGGTCGGTCGCCTCGGCGCGCAGCCGGTGATCGTCGACGTAGGTAGTGGAGCCGGCGGGATGAGCGCGGCCTTCGCGGCCGAGTTGGCCAGCCGCGGCGGCGGCACGCTCGTTCTCGTCGACGCCGTTCCGGAGCTGCTCGAGGTGGCCGAGGCCGCAGCCAGGGCGGCCGTCGGGCGGGTGAACGCGGAACGCATCGCCCGGGCGGACCTGGAGAGTCCTGAGGCTGGGACCCGAGGCGAGCCCTCAGCTGCACCGCAACAGGTCGAACTCGAGCAGGCGCAAGCGGAGTTGGCGGGGAGCGCTGTGGCTGCGACGGTAGGCCGCGCCCACCCCGGACCTGAGGCTGTTTCCAAGGCTGCATTCGCCGGGCATGTCTCGATCGAGAGCATCCGAGCCGACGTCGCGTCGGTGGACCTTGCTCAGCTCGTCCAGCCCGCGGACCTGGTCTGGGCCGCTTCGATGGCGCATCACCTCCCTGATCAGCAAGCCGGAGTCGACGGCTTGGTCACGGCTCTCAAGTCGGGCGGAACGCTCGCTCTGGCTGAGGGGAGCCCACCCACGTACTGCCTCCCCTGGGATCTGGGCATCGGCGAACCCGGGTTGGAGCGTCGTCTACTGGCAGCCCGCGACCACTCGTTCGGAGAAATGCGTGCCGGCATGCCGGGCTCGGTCCGGATGCCCTATGGCTGGTACACAGCCCTCGTCAAAGCAGGTCTGGGGCAAGTCGGCTCTTTCAGTTGTCTTGTCGACTTGCCTGCGCCACCCAGCCAAGTCGTTCGCAACTACGTGATCGAGCGCATAGCCTGGCTCGCGTCGGACGGCGACGAGCTGGTGACGCAGGAAGATCGGGACGTCCTGCACCGCCTCCTCGATCCAGCGGATCCCGAGTACCTGGGCAACCGCGAGGACATCTACGTGCTCGGAACGCAGACAGTCCACTTCGGATCGCGCCGATGACCGAGGCGGTTGCCTGTTCTCGCTGCGGCACTGAACGGAAGCTAGACGAGGACCCGCTGGAAACGTTGGCGTGGGTCAGCGAACGCGAGGGCGGTGCTCTGCACTGGCTGTGTCCCCGATGCGCTCGTGAGCACGTCCGTGACATCGAGGGGAAGCTCCCACCCGAATACTGGTGACTGCTCGTCATGCTGCTACCTCCTTCAGCGCCTGAACCCTCGGCCGCCTGCGGCGAGCTGCCGCGGCGAACGCGCTCGTGAGTTCCCGCGCCACCGCCATCGCGTCACCGCGAAGCCGGCTCGGGGTGGTGTGGACCAACACCACTCCGGCGCCGGTGAGCGGAAGGTGGCTCGCCGCCGGACGGTCAGAGCAGGTGGGGGCGGGATCGAGGATCCAGCCCAGGGCGACTTCGTCCCACCAGGCGTCGACCACGCCGAGCCGACGTCCGGCCGAGTCGCAGATGGTCACGTTCCAGACCGGCGGCGGCACCGGGACGCCGCCAAGCAGTTCCCGCGCCACACCCTGCTGGTAGGTGTCGCGGAGCGAACCCAGACTGCGCAGGGTCTGGCGGACTGCCGCTGTTCCGCGTTGATTACCGGCGTCGACCTCGTCACGCAACTGTTCGGCGCTGCACAGGCCGTAGTAGACCGGCAGCGTGAGCAGGCGCCGGAGCCTGTCCGGATCGGTCTCGTGCCTGGCGAGATCGACTGTGGCGCGGGCGGGCGGAGCGAACGGTAGCCCGTCCACGACGACCGGCTCGGGCACGCGGGACGTGCGATCGAGCCAGGTGAACTCCTGCGACGCGATCCGACGTCCGATCGGGATCAGGACGTGGACGCGCCGGGACGGAGACAGCGGAATGCCTTGAGCCTGCAACGCATCCGTGCCGCTGATCACCGCATCCGGGCCGGCGTGGTACATCGCTGCGCGCAGCTGTTGGCCCCGGCTGGGTTCTCGGTTGCTCAACAGGATCACGCCTGGCAGGAGCCTTCGCCACGGCCCGCCCGGACGGCACCGGGACGAGATGACGTGCTGGCTCAGGCCCGCTCGGCGCAAGCGCATGCTGGTGGTGACGTCCTCGCCCGGAGTCGAATCACACGCTGGTGTTGCGCTGATGGTTTCGGTCATGGAACCAGCGTTGCGCTGGAAATGAGGCAGGGGAAGAGGTGACGGGGAACTGTGGACAACTCGATGGTGCGACTGGTCATCTCGTGCGGTTCTCGTCGAAATTGTGGATAACTGGGGGTCCTGAGCGGCCCACGGAATCCGCGGCGGCCGAAGTTGCGGCATGGTGGATGTTGCGTCGGGACAGGCAGGACGAAGACCAGCGCGGAAGCTCGGTCCGCGTGGCGATGGAAGGTTCGCTCGTCGTGCACCCACTGCGCTGGCGGGGTATATGACGACGAGGAGGTGGTGGCATGCAATGCGATGTGTTGCGAGGAAGGCGCAGGGATGCAGCGGGTGGGATTGCACATGCTGATGCGGACTGAAGGAATTGGCGGGGCATACGTTGCGCGAGACAAGAAACCGGCCGGGAAAGGGCGCGTGTTTGCGAGTAGGGCCGAGACGCCGGGCTCAGCGCCGTGAACAGGGCACCGGACTCCGCGACGTCCCGGGGCTTGCGCGAAGAGCGTCGCCCCTGACGTCCGGACGAGAATGAACCGAAAGGCAGGTGTTGCTCAGTCGGCGAAGCCGGGCTGCCAGCGCTCCACGATCGCTCGTGCTGGAATCTCCGCGTCGAGCTGGCACAGGATTCCCGTCGAACCTGCCGTCACGCGGTGGATCAGCAGGTATTCCGGCGGGAGGTTCAGTGACCGGCCGGTGCGGAAGTCGCGGCCACGGGTGTCGCTGACCCGCATCGCTTGGCGTTGCATCCAGCGGCGCGTGAAATGGAAGCGCTCGTTGGCGAGGGGCTCGGTGAACGGGGCCAGGTAAGCAAGCACGTCGTCAGCGCTGAGTTCCGTGCCAGGCCGGATGAAGCCGGAGGAGCGCAGCAACTCCATGAGTTCGGTGGAGCGGTGATCGAGGGCCAGACGTGTCATCTCGCCCAGCTGGCGGGGAATGCCGTGCGGTAGGCGGGCAACGGCGCCGAAG carries:
- a CDS encoding WhiB family transcriptional regulator encodes the protein MSSAIAFASEKALPDELALPGSGIGELFDAVASPDADLPCRSGDADLWFAESPADLELAKSRCADCPIRSACLSGALARREPWGVWGGEIFERGAVVARKRPRGRPRKNPVETPVAEKRIERRNRTDQQSAAA